A region of Pseudarthrobacter sp. NIBRBAC000502770 DNA encodes the following proteins:
- a CDS encoding PIG-L deacetylase family protein has translation MTASHDQAQSPFNPDIHRVGRVLCFAAHPDDIDFGAAGTVAAWTAAGVQVSYCIMTDGDAGGFDPAHRADIIAMRDAEQRRAAELVGVTDIHYLHQRDGYLEPSHEVMKGVVRLIREIRPDVVLAMHPERNWERIQKSHPDHLAVGEAVTRAVYPALENPFAYPELAEAGLEAYKLPWLWLYAGPGERENHFVDVTDQVDAKLAAIHVHVSQHPDVAAMEDTVRRGMHLNAVRAGFPEGRSAEAFHVVAINGPGTIAGF, from the coding sequence TTGACAGCCTCCCACGATCAGGCGCAGAGCCCGTTCAACCCGGACATCCACCGGGTTGGGCGGGTGCTCTGTTTCGCGGCCCATCCTGACGACATCGACTTCGGCGCTGCGGGTACTGTCGCCGCGTGGACCGCTGCCGGCGTACAGGTGAGCTACTGCATCATGACCGACGGCGACGCCGGCGGCTTTGATCCGGCCCACCGCGCGGACATTATCGCCATGCGCGACGCGGAGCAGCGGCGGGCCGCGGAGCTGGTAGGCGTCACCGACATCCACTACCTCCACCAGCGTGACGGGTACCTCGAACCGTCGCACGAGGTGATGAAAGGGGTAGTGCGGCTGATCCGCGAAATCCGTCCCGACGTCGTCCTTGCCATGCACCCGGAACGGAACTGGGAGCGGATCCAAAAAAGCCATCCCGACCACCTGGCCGTGGGGGAGGCGGTAACCCGCGCGGTGTACCCGGCCCTCGAGAATCCCTTTGCCTACCCTGAACTGGCAGAAGCAGGCCTGGAAGCGTACAAGCTGCCATGGCTCTGGCTCTACGCCGGCCCCGGGGAACGGGAGAACCACTTCGTCGACGTCACCGACCAGGTGGACGCGAAGCTGGCCGCCATCCATGTCCATGTCAGCCAGCACCCGGACGTGGCCGCCATGGAGGACACCGTCCGCCGGGGCATGCACCTGAACGCCGTGAGGGCCGGCTTCCCCGAGGGGCGCAGCGCCGAGGCTTTCCACGTGGTGGCAATCAACGGACCCGGTACCATCGCGGGATTCTGA
- the mnmA gene encoding tRNA 2-thiouridine(34) synthase MnmA: MRVLAAMSGGVDSAVAAARAVEAGHDVVGVHLALSRMPGTLRTGSRGCCTIEDSRDAWRACDVLGIPYYVWDFSERFKEDVVQDFIDEYAAGRTPNPCMRCNERIKFAALLEKAIALGFDAVCTGHYAKVIEDAHGNRELHRAADWAKDQSYVLGVLTHEQLKHSMFPLADTPSKAEVRAEAERRGLSVANKPDSHDICFIPDGDTAGWLAEKIEMTSGDIVDETGAKVGEHPGANAFTVGQRRGLKLGTPAADGKPRFVLEIRPKENKVVVGPEALLAIDEIRGIKVSWAGLPIGEVETGAEFDCYAQVRAHGDPVPATARMEPATDGAGGQLVVRLVTPLRGVAPGQTVVLYQGSRVLGQATIDAARSLQRATL, translated from the coding sequence ATGCGAGTACTAGCAGCCATGAGCGGCGGAGTGGACTCCGCTGTTGCCGCCGCCCGCGCAGTAGAGGCCGGGCACGACGTCGTCGGCGTCCACCTGGCCCTTTCGCGGATGCCGGGCACCCTGCGCACGGGCAGCCGCGGCTGCTGCACCATCGAGGACTCCAGGGATGCGTGGCGGGCCTGTGATGTGCTGGGCATTCCCTACTACGTGTGGGACTTCTCCGAGCGCTTCAAGGAAGACGTCGTCCAGGACTTCATTGACGAATACGCCGCCGGCCGGACCCCCAACCCCTGCATGCGCTGCAATGAACGGATTAAGTTCGCGGCCCTGCTGGAGAAGGCCATTGCCCTCGGGTTCGACGCCGTCTGCACCGGCCACTACGCCAAGGTGATCGAAGACGCCCACGGCAACAGGGAACTGCACCGCGCCGCGGACTGGGCCAAGGACCAGAGCTACGTCCTTGGGGTGCTGACACATGAACAGCTCAAGCACTCCATGTTCCCGCTGGCAGACACCCCGTCAAAGGCCGAGGTGCGGGCAGAGGCGGAGCGGCGGGGCCTCTCCGTGGCCAACAAGCCGGACAGCCACGATATCTGTTTCATTCCCGACGGCGACACCGCCGGCTGGCTTGCCGAAAAGATCGAGATGACCTCCGGCGACATCGTGGATGAGACCGGCGCCAAGGTCGGGGAGCACCCCGGCGCCAACGCCTTCACTGTCGGCCAGCGGCGCGGGCTCAAGCTCGGAACTCCGGCAGCTGACGGAAAGCCCCGCTTCGTCCTGGAAATCCGGCCCAAGGAAAACAAGGTGGTGGTGGGCCCGGAGGCCCTGCTGGCCATCGATGAAATCCGCGGCATCAAGGTCTCCTGGGCCGGCCTTCCCATCGGCGAGGTAGAAACAGGGGCCGAATTTGATTGCTACGCGCAGGTCCGGGCGCACGGGGATCCCGTCCCGGCCACCGCCAGGATGGAGCCTGCCACGGACGGAGCCGGAGGCCAGCTGGTGGTCCGGTTGGTGACCCCGCTGCGCGGCGTGGCGCCGGGCCAGACGGTAGTGCTGTACCAGGGCAGCCGCGTGCTGGGCCAGGCGACAATAGACGCCGCCCGGTCGCTGCAGCGGGCAACGCTTTAG
- a CDS encoding tRNA (cytidine(34)-2'-O)-methyltransferase, which translates to MFRILFHEPEIPGNTGNAIRLAAITGAELHLVEPLGFDFSDAKLRRAGLDYHDLAVVTVHKSIEDAWEHLQPERVYAFTSDGTTSYTEVAYRPGDVLMFGRESVGLPAELKTDPHVSATVRLPMLPALRSLNLANAASIAVYEAWRQQGFAGAKI; encoded by the coding sequence GTGTTCCGCATCCTTTTCCATGAACCAGAAATCCCCGGCAATACCGGCAACGCCATCCGCCTTGCCGCCATTACCGGCGCCGAACTTCACTTGGTGGAACCCCTGGGCTTTGACTTCTCCGACGCCAAGCTGCGCCGCGCCGGCCTCGACTACCACGACCTCGCCGTCGTCACCGTCCACAAGAGCATCGAGGACGCGTGGGAGCACCTGCAGCCCGAACGCGTCTACGCGTTTACGTCGGACGGCACCACCAGCTACACGGAGGTCGCCTACCGTCCGGGCGATGTCCTCATGTTTGGCCGCGAATCTGTGGGCCTGCCGGCGGAGCTGAAAACGGATCCGCACGTGTCCGCCACGGTCCGCCTGCCCATGCTCCCGGCCCTGCGTTCCCTGAACCTCGCCAATGCCGCATCCATTGCGGTGTACGAGGCCTGGCGCCAGCAGGGCTTCGCCGGCGCCAAAATCTAG
- a CDS encoding J domain-containing protein — translation MTESSSSHYQVLRVAVTATEKEIKVAYRRAARTAHPDHGGDAATFRRVTAAYETLIDPQRRKAYDRSYGAGTAREGAFDAGAHFDAPAAGSRASATVRRPDNGRNTAGDAPVYVPPYEGTDVPLIPLAQARQQVHGMPRKRGIFGAEARIQREMRTVQLLTRQVLPAIPAARLINGLQSPADNSHIDHAVLSGYRLALVNSMLLPKGAYAWDGRTLNHGGRAVAPPQLARVVWAMQDIFPELNVTGWTVVHSPDGNLHEPVIDHHRRPAGALETVQIVNAAGMVRGLKEFLASGPAPNTVNIPVLARLLRGMH, via the coding sequence TTGACCGAGAGCAGCAGCTCCCATTACCAGGTCCTTCGGGTGGCCGTCACCGCCACCGAGAAAGAAATCAAGGTGGCCTACCGGCGCGCGGCCAGGACGGCGCACCCGGACCACGGCGGTGATGCCGCAACCTTCCGCCGGGTAACCGCCGCCTATGAGACCCTGATCGACCCGCAGCGCAGGAAGGCCTACGACCGTTCCTATGGCGCGGGCACGGCGCGTGAGGGTGCGTTCGACGCCGGCGCCCACTTTGACGCGCCGGCCGCCGGCAGCCGGGCGTCCGCCACGGTCCGCAGGCCCGACAACGGCCGGAACACGGCAGGGGACGCGCCCGTCTACGTTCCGCCCTACGAAGGAACCGACGTTCCCCTTATCCCCCTGGCGCAGGCCCGGCAGCAAGTGCACGGGATGCCCCGAAAGCGGGGAATCTTCGGCGCGGAGGCCCGTATCCAGCGGGAAATGCGCACCGTCCAGCTGCTGACCCGGCAGGTGCTTCCGGCCATCCCTGCGGCACGGCTGATCAACGGGCTGCAGTCACCGGCGGACAACAGCCACATCGACCATGCCGTCCTTTCCGGCTACCGGCTGGCCCTGGTCAACTCGATGCTCCTGCCCAAGGGCGCCTACGCCTGGGACGGCCGGACCCTCAACCACGGTGGCCGGGCGGTGGCACCCCCGCAGCTGGCCCGGGTGGTCTGGGCCATGCAGGACATTTTTCCCGAGCTCAACGTCACTGGCTGGACGGTAGTGCACAGCCCCGACGGCAACCTCCACGAACCGGTGATCGACCACCACCGCCGCCCCGCTGGAGCGCTGGAAACCGTCCAGATCGTCAACGCGGCGGGCATGGTGCGCGGGCTGAAGGAATTCCTGGCGTCCGGGCCGGCCCCCAATACCGTGAACATCCCGGTCCTGGCCAGGCTGCTGCGCGGCATGCACTGA
- a CDS encoding cysteine desulfurase family protein: protein MPAYLDHAATTPLSGAALAALTRELARTGNPSSLHGSGRRARRAVEDAREAIAAAAGAHPSEVIFTSGGTEADNLAVKGMYWSRVAEDPKRRRILCSAVEHHAVLDTVEWLERHEGADVVWLPVDGEGVVDPGVLEAELSRDPGTVALVTVMWANNEVGTVQPIGRIVELAHAAGVPVHSDAVQAFGSVPVHFKDSGLDAMSISGHKIGGPVGVGALLLGRAVKLTPVQHGGGQERDVRSGTLDTASIAAFAAAAESVAASLPAEAARIAALRDRLIDGVRERVPEAVLRGAPGDHRLPGNAHFTFPGCEGDSLLFLLDLAGIESSTGSACTAGVPRPSHVLLAMGLDEETARGAQRFSLGHASTQADVDALLAALPDAYARARQAGMAGHESSIQTAGTQARQALRGA from the coding sequence ATGCCCGCCTACCTCGACCATGCCGCCACCACGCCCCTTTCGGGGGCCGCGCTCGCCGCCTTGACGCGTGAGCTGGCGCGGACCGGCAATCCTTCGTCGTTGCACGGATCCGGACGCCGGGCGCGCCGTGCCGTCGAGGACGCACGGGAAGCCATTGCCGCGGCGGCAGGGGCTCATCCCTCGGAGGTCATCTTCACATCCGGAGGCACCGAGGCGGACAACCTTGCCGTGAAGGGCATGTACTGGTCCCGGGTGGCAGAAGACCCGAAGCGCCGGCGCATCCTCTGCTCCGCCGTCGAACACCATGCAGTGCTGGACACCGTTGAATGGCTGGAACGCCACGAAGGCGCCGACGTGGTGTGGCTGCCCGTGGACGGCGAGGGAGTGGTGGACCCCGGGGTCCTCGAAGCCGAGCTGTCCCGCGATCCCGGCACCGTGGCGCTGGTGACCGTCATGTGGGCCAACAACGAGGTGGGCACCGTCCAGCCGATCGGGCGCATCGTGGAACTGGCGCACGCTGCGGGCGTGCCGGTTCACTCCGATGCGGTCCAGGCGTTCGGCTCGGTGCCGGTGCACTTCAAGGATTCGGGACTCGACGCCATGTCGATATCCGGACATAAGATCGGCGGTCCGGTGGGGGTTGGCGCGCTGTTGCTGGGTCGGGCCGTCAAACTGACACCGGTGCAGCATGGCGGCGGCCAGGAGCGGGATGTCCGCTCCGGCACGCTCGACACCGCTTCCATTGCCGCTTTTGCTGCCGCTGCGGAGTCCGTTGCAGCTTCGTTGCCCGCTGAAGCGGCGCGGATCGCTGCCCTGCGTGACCGGCTGATCGACGGTGTCCGCGAGCGGGTCCCGGAGGCGGTTCTTCGCGGGGCCCCCGGCGACCACCGGCTTCCGGGCAATGCGCACTTCACCTTCCCGGGCTGCGAAGGGGACTCGCTGCTGTTCCTCCTCGACCTGGCCGGCATCGAATCGTCCACGGGTTCGGCCTGCACGGCCGGGGTGCCCCGCCCCTCGCATGTGCTGCTGGCCATGGGCCTGGACGAGGAGACGGCCCGCGGTGCCCAGCGGTTCAGCCTCGGGCACGCCTCCACGCAGGCCGACGTCGACGCCCTCCTGGCAGCGCTCCCGGACGCGTACGCACGGGCACGCCAGGCAGGCATGGCCGGGCACGAATCCTCGATCCAGACCGCGGGGACCCAGGCGCGGCAGGCCCTTCGCGGCGCCTGA
- a CDS encoding electron transfer flavoprotein subunit alpha/FixB family protein: MANVLVFIDNPGASLKKSSLELLTLARSLGESTVALNGDLSDAAAATFGEYGVGAILRPATDNLDDFLVAPKAAYLAAAAESTGAGIVLLDNSPEGKEIAARLGIRLNAGVITDVVAVDPDGTAHKSVLAGSYTTACRATTPVSVLTLKANNVVPEPAPAPTTPETVSVEVPAVAAAARITAREQKVASGRPDLTDARIVVAGGRGMDGDFGPVEELADALGAAVGASRAATDAGWISHDAQVGQTGKTVSPQLYISAGISGAIQQKAGMQTSKVIVAINKDAESPVFEIADFGIIGDVFDVLPQAAAEIKKRKG, from the coding sequence ATGGCAAATGTACTTGTATTCATCGACAACCCCGGCGCCTCGCTCAAGAAGAGCAGCCTCGAACTGCTGACCCTGGCCCGTTCCCTGGGCGAGAGCACCGTGGCACTCAACGGAGACCTGTCCGACGCCGCCGCCGCCACGTTCGGCGAGTACGGGGTGGGGGCCATCCTGCGCCCGGCAACTGACAACCTGGATGACTTCCTGGTGGCGCCCAAAGCCGCCTACCTGGCCGCCGCTGCCGAAAGCACCGGCGCCGGCATTGTGCTCCTGGACAACTCACCGGAAGGCAAGGAAATTGCGGCACGGCTGGGCATCCGACTGAACGCCGGCGTCATCACCGACGTCGTCGCCGTGGATCCGGACGGCACCGCACACAAGTCCGTCCTGGCCGGCTCCTACACCACCGCCTGCAGGGCCACGACGCCCGTTTCCGTGCTGACCCTCAAGGCCAACAACGTGGTACCGGAACCCGCCCCCGCACCCACCACGCCCGAAACGGTATCCGTGGAGGTACCGGCGGTAGCCGCCGCCGCCCGCATCACTGCCCGCGAGCAGAAGGTGGCCAGCGGCCGCCCGGACCTCACCGATGCCCGCATCGTGGTGGCCGGCGGACGCGGCATGGACGGCGACTTCGGTCCGGTCGAGGAACTGGCTGATGCCTTGGGAGCTGCGGTGGGTGCATCGCGTGCGGCCACGGACGCCGGCTGGATCAGCCACGACGCCCAGGTGGGACAGACCGGCAAGACGGTTTCTCCGCAGCTGTACATCTCGGCAGGCATCTCCGGTGCCATCCAGCAGAAGGCCGGCATGCAGACCTCCAAGGTCATCGTTGCCATCAACAAGGACGCCGAGTCCCCGGTCTTCGAGATCGCCGATTTCGGGATCATAGGCGACGTGTTCGATGTCCTCCCGCAGGCCGCCGCCGAGATCAAGAAGCGAAAAGGCTGA
- a CDS encoding metalloregulator ArsR/SmtB family transcription factor, protein MYRLPWADRVAAVASLTDAKRLQLFELVAASARPVGRDEVAEAAGMARSTASFHLDRLVQDGLLAVEFHKPAGRTGPGSGRPAKMYRPVGSEVGASVPDRNYDLAGELMAAAIEDTQSQGLAVGESLRAVAFRKGRELAAGAAGLEEFLAETGYQPEPDGEGGYLLPNCPFHRLSRAHAAVVCDMNGAFLRGAAVGCGAAEERIVPVPGHCCARITGGR, encoded by the coding sequence ATGTACCGACTTCCTTGGGCGGACAGGGTCGCGGCGGTTGCATCGCTGACGGATGCCAAGAGGCTGCAGCTTTTCGAACTGGTCGCCGCATCTGCCCGTCCCGTGGGGCGCGACGAAGTGGCTGAAGCCGCAGGAATGGCGCGCAGCACCGCTTCCTTCCATCTGGACAGGCTGGTCCAGGACGGCCTGTTGGCCGTGGAATTCCACAAGCCTGCGGGCAGGACGGGACCGGGGTCGGGACGCCCCGCCAAGATGTACCGGCCGGTTGGAAGTGAGGTGGGAGCCTCCGTGCCGGACCGGAACTACGACCTTGCCGGGGAGCTGATGGCTGCGGCAATCGAGGACACCCAGTCCCAAGGTCTGGCAGTGGGGGAGTCGTTGCGCGCCGTCGCCTTCCGGAAAGGCCGGGAACTGGCAGCAGGTGCCGCAGGCTTGGAGGAGTTCCTGGCGGAAACGGGATACCAACCAGAGCCGGACGGGGAGGGGGGATACCTGCTGCCCAACTGCCCCTTCCACCGGCTGTCGCGGGCCCATGCGGCAGTGGTATGCGACATGAACGGTGCTTTCCTGCGCGGTGCAGCGGTGGGCTGCGGCGCTGCCGAGGAGCGTATTGTCCCTGTGCCGGGCCACTGCTGCGCGCGGATTACCGGCGGCAGGTGA
- a CDS encoding sigma-70 family RNA polymerase sigma factor — METPNAPNSEGSAAVTDPPADLSQRLSALLAGTARGDQAAFAEFYQLTSRRVFGMARRVLIDPELSEDTTQEVFLQVWQNAAKFDPQAGSPLSWLMTIAHRRAVDKVRSSQSATDREARYGASTQEIDHDTVSDEVGSRLEAEAVVRCLGTLTETQQESVRLAYYGGLTYREVAERLNAAVPTIKSRIRDGLIRLKTCLGVS, encoded by the coding sequence ATGGAAACTCCCAACGCGCCGAACTCCGAAGGCTCCGCCGCGGTGACTGACCCACCTGCAGACCTCAGCCAGCGCCTCTCTGCCCTTCTGGCAGGCACCGCCCGCGGAGACCAGGCGGCGTTCGCCGAGTTCTACCAGCTCACGTCCCGCAGGGTCTTCGGCATGGCCCGCCGCGTCCTGATCGATCCCGAGCTCAGTGAAGACACCACGCAGGAAGTCTTCCTTCAGGTCTGGCAGAACGCAGCAAAGTTCGATCCACAGGCGGGAAGCCCCCTGTCCTGGCTGATGACCATCGCCCACCGCCGGGCCGTGGACAAGGTCCGGTCGTCGCAGTCCGCCACGGACAGGGAAGCCAGGTACGGTGCCAGCACGCAGGAAATCGACCACGACACCGTGTCCGACGAAGTGGGCAGCCGGCTGGAGGCCGAAGCCGTGGTCCGCTGCCTGGGAACGCTGACCGAAACACAGCAGGAGTCCGTGCGCCTGGCCTACTACGGCGGCCTGACCTACCGGGAAGTCGCCGAACGGCTCAATGCCGCAGTTCCCACCATTAAGTCCCGCATCCGCGATGGACTGATCCGTTTGAAGACCTGTCTGGGGGTGAGTTGA
- a CDS encoding anti-sigma factor domain-containing protein, whose translation MDENRDGRSRAFGDTVAMDLASGHAVDLAELYALDAVTEQEREAIDSYIATAPETERRAFLERVRQSREALVRTFRAEEEPPSDLFQRIIAQLPAQSPGQDGLSGGDAQAPAVGAAPAPQQRPLDELAQARKRREERRGPSGTRRWLIGVAAAAAIALGGVGVGSYLADQNDPVNQVARANDLREASVNVAGGGKATLLISASEDAAVVKMSGVPAPPAGKVYQMWLIPKDGSAPVSQGLMDEQALSKPAVVQGIHSAASLGITVEPAGGSKAPTLPTVAAAPLGA comes from the coding sequence ATGGATGAAAACCGTGATGGCCGTTCGCGGGCCTTCGGGGACACCGTGGCCATGGACCTTGCGTCCGGGCATGCCGTGGACCTCGCTGAGCTCTACGCCCTCGATGCGGTGACGGAGCAGGAACGCGAGGCCATTGACAGCTACATCGCCACCGCCCCGGAGACCGAGCGCCGGGCCTTCCTTGAGCGCGTCCGGCAGTCCCGGGAGGCACTGGTCCGCACTTTCCGTGCGGAGGAGGAACCGCCGTCGGACCTCTTCCAGCGGATCATCGCCCAGCTTCCGGCCCAATCACCGGGCCAGGACGGACTCTCCGGCGGAGACGCGCAGGCGCCGGCCGTAGGCGCGGCCCCTGCTCCGCAGCAGCGGCCACTCGACGAACTCGCGCAGGCCCGCAAGCGCCGCGAGGAACGGCGGGGCCCGTCCGGCACGCGGCGCTGGCTGATCGGCGTGGCGGCGGCAGCAGCGATTGCCTTGGGCGGTGTGGGTGTGGGCTCATACCTGGCTGACCAGAACGATCCCGTCAACCAGGTGGCAAGGGCCAACGACCTCCGCGAAGCGTCCGTAAATGTGGCAGGCGGGGGCAAGGCCACCCTGCTGATCTCAGCGTCCGAGGACGCAGCCGTGGTCAAGATGAGCGGCGTGCCCGCTCCCCCGGCCGGCAAGGTCTACCAGATGTGGCTGATCCCCAAGGACGGCTCCGCGCCGGTTTCGCAGGGGTTGATGGATGAGCAGGCCCTGTCCAAGCCCGCCGTGGTCCAGGGCATCCACTCCGCGGCATCGCTGGGCATCACCGTCGAGCCCGCGGGTGGCTCCAAGGCCCCCACCCTGCCGACGGTCGCAGCGGCTCCGCTGGGCGCATAG